One Solea senegalensis isolate Sse05_10M linkage group LG13, IFAPA_SoseM_1, whole genome shotgun sequence DNA segment encodes these proteins:
- the kl gene encoding klotho, with protein MSALLSLLAGVVLAASAAAIPNAGLKTWGRFSKLPYPGDQAFLYDTFPRDFIWAVGTAAYQVEGAFEKDGKGLSIWDTFTRGGNRIATGDVGSDSYHNIQADVRAIRLLGVSHYRFSLSWSRIFPNGTRGSYNEIGTNYYRTLLKRLKEIRVQPVVTLYHWDLPDHLQQHFGGWSNPELVDIFRDYADFCFETFGDDVKYWITIDNPFVVARHGYGTGVVAPGIKSDPDLPFRVGHNLLKAHAAAWHLYDRHYRPRQQGKLSMALASHWIKPSRTRLESLRECQCSLDHVLGWFARPLFTDGDYPPCMKARLGSRLPSFTQEEREQVRGTADFFALSHGAALSFQLINDSLKFGQHEDLDLRMLLYWVNAEYDKPPIFVVQSGWYVLGNTKTEDPKHMYYLKRFIAEALKSIVIDGVNVIGYTAWSLIDGFEWHREYGIRQGLYYVDFNTPDMKREPKTSATFYRNVIQRSGFPELPENRPAQGVFSCDFAWGVSANSIQVETVPSQFADPSVYLWNISNNGALTRLEGFSAPTLRRTAHCADYATIRQQVDEIRQVGVNHFHFSLNWSALVPTGDVSRPNATLLGYYRCFTRQLLKANVTPVVTLWHHTRQRSSLPASLDTANKWLNRETPEAFADYARLCYRELGAHVKMWITLNEPNDETVSYEEGHQMLRAHALAWRAYDGEFRHTQRGQVSLALYMDWVEPAFSFSREDVEPAKRVLDFRVGWFAEPIFGSGDYPVGMRSWMRQLNSLDLPVFNEEDRQLVKGTYDFFAISHFSTKLVTHAKEDSYTYTEILEVQHMIDTTWIMSPRPVVPWGLRKALNWVKEHYCDVPVYVMANGVQEDPARFKDSLRVYYLYNYINEALKAYILDGVNLKGYFAYALSDQRDPGFGLYGQVHEEVIDKASLFNYRNIIQHNGFPIQGAARQQCPSSPPPCLGCYVLVKRPVVGFLTIVGSGVLITLCLIIYYTAKRHKESY; from the exons ATGAGCGCTCTGCTCAGCCTCCTCGCAGGTGTCGTCCTCGCGGCCTCCGCGGCCGCGATACCCAACGCGGGTCTCAAAACGTGGGGTCGTTTCAGTAAACTGCCGTACCCCGGAGACCAGGCGTTCCTCTACGACACGTTCCCCAGAGACTTCATATGGGCAGTGGGCACGGCGGCCTACCAGGTGGAGGGCGCGTTTGAGAAGGACGGGAAGGGGCTCTCCATTTGGGACACTTTTACGCGCGGCGGAAACCGGATCGCCACCGGGGACGTGGGCAGCGACAGCTATCACAACATCCAGGCCGACGTCCGCGCCATCCGGCTGCTCGGGGTCAGCCACTACAGGTTCTCCCTGTCCTGGTCCAGGATATTCCCCAACGGCACCCGCGGGAGCTACAACGAAATTGGCACCAACTACTACCGGACGCTGCTCAAGAGGCTGAAGGAGATCCGCGTGCAGCCCGTGGTGACGCTGTATCACTGGGACCTGCCCGACCACCTGCAGCAGCACTTCGGCGGCTGGAGCAACCCGGAGCTGGTGGACATTTTCAGGGACTACGCCGATTTCTGCTTTGAAACGTTCGGGGACGACGTCAAGTACTGGATCACCATTGATAACCCGTTTGTGGTGGCGCGCCATGGTTATGGCACCGGGGTGGTCGCTCCCGGGATCAAGAGTGACCCTGATCTGCCGTTCCGGGTCGGACACAATCTGCTAAAG GCTCACGCAGCCGCGTGGCATCTCTACGACCGGCACTACCGACCCCGTCAGCAGGGCAAGCTGTCCATGGCGTTGGCCTCCCACTGGATCAAGCCCAGTCGCACCCGCCTGGAGAGCCTGCGAGAGTGCCAGTGCTCCCTGGACCATGTCCTGGGCTGGTTCGCGCGGCCGCTGTTCACAGACGGCGACTACCCCCCCTGCATGAAGGCCCGCCTCGGCTCCCGCCTGCCCTCCTTCACgcaggaggagagggagcaggTGAGGGGGACGGCGGATTTCTTCGCCCTCTCTCACGGAGCGGCCCTGAGCTTCCAGCTCATCAACGACAGCCTGAAGTTTGGGCAGCACGAGGATCTGGACCTGAGGATGCTGCTTTACTGGGTCAATGCCGAGTACGACAAGCCGCCCATCTTTGTGGTGCAGAGCGGCTG GTACGTCCTCGGCAACACCAAGACGGAAGACCCAAAACACATGTACTACCTCAAGAGATTCATTGCAGAGGCGCTGAAAT CGATCGTCATCGATGGCGTGAACGTGATCGGATACACGGCCTGGTCCCTGATCGATGGCTTCGAGTGGCACAGGGAGTATGGGATACGACAGGGGCTCTACTACGTCGACTTCAACACGCCGGACATGAAGAGGGAGCCGAAGACGTCTGCCACCTTTTACAG GAACGTCATCCAGAGAAGTGGTTTCCCAGAGCTCCCGGAGAACAGACCGGCACAGGGAGTCTTCTCGTGCGATTTCGCTTGGGGCGTATCGGCCAACTCCATACAG GTGGAGACCGTGCCCAGCCAGTTTGCAGACCCCAGCGTTTATCTTTGGAACATCTCCAACAACGGAGCTCTGACGAGGCTGGAGGGCTTCAGTGCCCCGACGCTGCGACGCACCGCACACTGCGCCGACTACGCCACGATCCGACAACaa gTGGATGAAATCCGGCAGGTGGGCGTGAACCACTTCCACTTCTCTCTGAACTGGTCGGCCCTGGTGCCGACGGGCGACGTGTCTCGGCCGAACGCCACGCTTCTGGGCTACTACCGCTGCTTCACCCGTCAGCTGCTGAAGGCCAACGTCACGCCCGTCGTCACGCTGTGGCACCACACGCGCCAGCGCAGCAGCCTGCCGGCCTCGCTGGACACGGCCAACAAGTGGTTGAACAG AGAGACGCCCGAGGCCTTCGCCGACTACGCCAGACTCTGCTATAGAGAACTCGGCGCTCACGTGAAAATGTGGATCACCCTGAACGAGCCCAACGACGAGACGGTGAGCTACGAGGAGGGTCACCAGATGCTCCGCGCGCACGCTCTGGCCTGGCGGGCGTACGACGGCGAGTTCAGACACACGCAGAGAGGACAG gTGTCTCTGGCTCTGTACATGGACTGGGTGGAACCAGCCTTCTCCTTCAGCCGCGAGGACGTTGAACCCGCTAAAAGGGTCTTAGACTTCCGCGTCGGCTGGTTTGCGGAGCCCATCTTCGGCAGCGGGGACTACCCCGTGGGAATGAGGAGCTGGATGCGACAGCTCAACTCACTTGA CCTGCCTGTCTTCaatgaggaggacagacagCTGGTTAAAGGGACATACGACTTCTTCGCCATCAGCCACTTCAGTACCAAGTTGGTCACACATGCCAAGGAAGACTC GTACACATACACGGAAATTTTAGAGGTCCAGCACATGATCGACACCACATGGATCATGTCCCCGAGGCCTGTTGTGCCCTGGGGGCTGAGGAAGGCCCTCAACTGG GTGAAGGAGCACTACTGCGATGTGCCCGTCTACGTGATGGCTAACGGGGTCCAGGAAGACCCGGCCCGCTTCAAAGACAGCCTGAGAGTCTACTACCTGTACAACTACATCAACGAGGCGCTCAAAG cgtATATCCTGGACGGCGTCAACCTGAAGGGCTACTTCGCGTACGCCCTGAGCGACCAGAGAGACCCCGGCTTCGGTCTGTACGGCCAGGTGCACGAAGAAGTCATCGACAAGGCCTCGCTCTTCAACTACCGCAACATCATCCAGCACAACGGCTTCCCCATCCAGGGCGCGGCGCGGCAGCAGTGTCCCAGCTCGCCGCCGCCATGCCTGGGCTGCTACGTTCTGGTGAAGAGGCCCGTGGTGGGATTCTTGACTATCGTGGGTTCGGGCGTGCTCATCACCCTGTGCCTCATCATCTACTACACGGCCAAGAGACACAAGGAGTCTTACTGA
- the rfc3 gene encoding replication factor C subunit 3 translates to MSLWVDKYRPTSLGKLDYHKDQASQLKNLVQCGDFPHLLVYGPSGAGKKTRIMCLLRELYGAGVEKLRIEHQTIVAPSKKKIEINTIASNYHLEVNASDAGNQDRVVIQELIKTVAQSQQIQSSTQREFKVVLLTEVDRLTKDAQHALRRTMEKYMSTCRLILCSNSTSRVIGPIRSRCLAIRVPLPSTEEVCNVLTSVCKKEGLLLPPELAKQISEKSGRNLRKALLMCEACRVQQYPFSADQDVPETDWEVYLRETANAIVSQQSPQRLLEVRARLYELLTHCIPPDIIMKGLVTELLRNCDGQLKTEVSHMAAYYEHRLQLGNKAIYHLEAFTAKFMAMYKKFMEDGLEAMMF, encoded by the exons GTCCAGTGTGGAGACTTTCCACACTTGTTGGTGTACGGTCCGTCAGGCGCGGGGAAGAAGACGCGCATCATGTGTCTGCTGAGGGAGCTGTACGGAGCTGGAGTGGAGAAGCTCCGCATAGAGCACCAGACCATCGTG GCTCCTTCAAAGAAGAAAATTGAGATCAACACGATAGCGAGCAACTATCACTTGGAAGTTAATGCAAG TGACGCAGGAAACCAGGACCGCGTGGTGATTCAAGAGCTGATTAAAACTGTCGCTCAGTCTCAGCAGATTCAGTCAAGCACACAGAGGGAGTTCAAAG TGGTGTTGCTGACAGAGGTGGACAGACTCACAAAGGACGCCCAGCACGCGTTGCGTCGGACGATGGAAAAATACATGTCCACCTGCCGTCTCATCCTCTGCTCCAACTCCACCTCCAGAGTCATCGGGCCGATCCGGAGCCGTTGCCTGGCCATCAGGGTTCCTCTGCCGAGCACGGAAGAG GTCTGTAATGTTTTGACATCAGTCTGCAAAAAGGAGGGTTTGCTCCTCCCACCCGAGCTGGCCAAGCAAATCAGTGAGAAGTCGGGGCGCAACCTCCGCAAAGCTCTTTTGATGTGCGAGGCCTGCAGAGTGCAGCA GTATCCATTCTCAGCGGACCAAGATGTCCCAGAGACGGACTGGGAGGTGTACCTCAGAGAAACAGCTAATGCCATCGTCAGCCAGCAGAGCCCTCAGAG GTTGTTGGAGGTTCGAGCGAGACTGTACGAGCTTCTGACTCACTGCATTCCTCCCGATATCATTATGAAG GGACTGGTCACGGAGCTGCTAAGGAACTGCGATGGCCAGCTGAAGACAGAAGTGTCCCACATGGCGGCTTATTATGAACACAGGCTGCAGCTGGGCAACAAAGCCATTTACCACCTGGAAGCCTTCACGGCCAAGTTCATGGCCATGTACAAGAAGTTCATGGAAGACGGTCTGGAGGCCATGATGTTTTGA